ACCCCAAGACTGTTTTCCTTAGTAGGCCTCCAAATCACTTCTATAGTATATACAATCATAAAATTTTTAGAGATTATCTGCCCAAATCCCTCACTTTTCAGGATGTACAAACTGAAAAGGCTAAAGGATTTGCCAAAAATCCTTTAGTCAGTAAAAGAGCAGAATAAGGACTTGAATGTTCTAATGCACCTTActaattcttttatttgaatATGCTTACAGTGCGGAAATTAGTTTTTAGAATTTTATGCTCTTCTAGAGATGATGATGCCAGAGGGCTgtaaaaataccaataaaaatacTCTGGTTTCCTTATTGGTgactgaaaattgaaaatttctcAAACTGGAAATACattggaaaaaagataaattgcaTTAAATAATTTCTCCAGTCACATCTACTGTGGGAATAGAGTGGTAATGCCTCAGTCTCACTCACCTTTTTTCCATTCCGAGAGTTAGCAGTCTGTACTGGTTCCATTCCCAAACAGTTCAATTctgccttattattttttttacatctttgcCACTTCTGTTTTCTGCGATCCTCCATATACTGCAATAGAAAAGTATCAGTTATCCTAGAGGAATAAAAATCTTCTCTGGACTAATTATTAAGGTGCTAGTATCTAAATTGACAGAAGTGCTTATTGCATAAAAGATTAGTCCTAGTGGAAAAATGCCAGTAAGCAGATCTCTCCAAAAATTTTAGGTGGTTACATAATAGTTTAATAGGAAATATTTGCCTAGCATTTAGTTTAACAAGTGctttaccattattttattttgatcctcacaacaaatctGTGAGGAAAGATGACTGGGTACTACTTACTACTCTTATTTTGCAGATGCAGAAACAATGACATAACATGGCATGCTTCCTCCCTCTCACACAGCTTAAAAACCAAGGGAACAACTTTAAATCTTGCTGGATGGAACTGCCACTCACCGCTAGAAATCGGGGATCGACAGCGAACTCTGGATGACCCTGTAACCACATCTCCAGTTCAGCCCGGCGAGGGGCATCCTCACCCACCAGCAAAGTACCATCCACCTTATTGATGACAGGGATCCGGGTCTCCAGGTCCACATCAAGGTGATTAGGCTCTTCCATGCACTCCACCTCCAGCTGCAAACCCAGAATCCACCCCCATGAGCACAGACTCTTCtttggggcagggagagagggggagcaCAGCCAATGGTAGCCATAAAAGAACTAATATCTTCTAGTCCCTCAATCCCAACTGCCTTCATCAATTACTGGGAATATAAAAGATCTTATCTAATCATCATGTTAAAGAATTTCTTAACACTCACCTCGACTAGCTTCTTTCTGTTCCCCTTCTTCTTATGAAACAGAGGATGTCCATCTCCCATTACTCCATTAGCCATCAACTTGTGCTTCTGGAATGTTAACTTCAATCCTTCCTCCTAGGAAGACAACCCACCCACCCAAGATGTCATATGGcccatgtttttaaagtttaagcTTTGAGGGACTTAAGGTAAGAGTCACCCTCTGGCTTGATGATGGTGAGAAGGCCTCTACAAAGGGTAGAAACTggaaatataacaaaacataTATACTTTCTCTTtagaaagatttcatttcttgATCTAGTGCCCCTCAGGTAGCTGTAAGACAAGTAGGGTTTATCTCAACAACACCCAATGCAGGAAAAAACCCCCTATGTGGTGTTGCAGTACTAGAATGGCAACTCACCACAGGGGCAAAATCCTGATATTCCCAGTACAtactaatttaagaaaattttcttgtTGAGTACTTAATGACCAGCTAATAGGGCTCAATAGGGAAAaggataaggaaaaataaaaatttccatctACAAAACAAGTAACATTGACTTAATATGaatgaccttttatttttaataaggccCGTAATATTCAGATGTCACTTTAACAGCTTTGCCCCaatttgatttcaattttttaaaaactaggaaaCAAGCCACCTAAAAGAAGCTTTGTTATCaattaaagttcttttaaaaatatggtttcttTTAACTAGTCCTCGGTAGACACAAGTCAAGATCCCTTCCTTTACTACAATGATTTTTCCTAAATGGATCTTTGTGAgctctaatttttttccccctctcatttTCAACGTTAGCTAGCCAAATGAGTTTAGTATCCTGTTGGTGAAACGCATTAGAAAGAAGAACTGGAGCCTCCTTCCCCACTCTCCAATGCCTAAATGCTGAGCTTACATCTTTGATTTGAACTGTAAACTCTTTCTCATCCATGCCGCGGCGAAGTTTGGTGAATTGAGCTGCTGCTGTGGTGACTGCGGACACATCCTCCTCTGCCATGGAAGCTGCACTGCTACTTCGTGGTGTGGGGACTGGAGAGTCACCATATTCTCCTGGAGTCAATGAGGGACTGTCTAGCAAGTGGTTGCTTGGCCCCAAAATTCCTCCAGTTACCATTTCCTGGTTCCGGCGGCTAGAAGGCCACTTCCCTGAGAGTACAGCCTGGCAGACGAGGTCAATACGGTTTATCAGGATACGATCctgagtggggaaaaaacaaatcaatactGGTATTAGGGACTGAGTACTAGCTATGTGATTCTGTGACAAACAATAGTGCCATCATTATCAGGATGGGTAAAATCATaagggaaaaaggagagaagtaaCAGTATCAGATTCCTAAGTCAGCTGGGAAGAGTTTCATGAAAAAACATGTAGCActaaacacaatcaaagaaagcCAGAACCATCTGTTCCTTGTTCCCTGTATAAGTTACACTGTACAGTATTTCTAGACTCTGCATGTCCAAGAATGAGGCTGTTACCTTGGGCCACTCAGAGGCTCTTTGTCTTTCTTGTAGCAGCAGAAGCTCAGGGGTCATTTGTTCTCCATCTTCATTTGGGAATCCATCTTGGGACATAGTGAGGGACAGGAGACTCTCTTCATCATAGAGCTTTGAGTGGGACCGGTCAGCAGCTAGAGATCATACAGAATGTATGAGCAAAGATGAAATGATAAAGTTATATAGGATGGCGTTATATGGGCTTTAAATAAAGACCCCAAAAATAATGTATCTGTTTTGATAGTCTATCAAACCAAAATCCGAACCTCTCTCAGAGGATGCATTTAGAAAAGATGGGAAAGAGCAGAAGGGGCAAATAGGGAAGAAGGCCAACAGCCTGTCACATGCACTCACTtagcttctcttctttttcatcctcACTCTCCTCagtgctggagctggagctggatgaggaggaggaagaagaggatgaaGGTGACAGCTTGCTCAAGTCCAGCTCAGAGTCCGACTCATCCTCATCTTCTAGTTTAACTGGTGGGACACTCCGAGACACCAGCGGGGTGGTATCAGAGGGGGCTACTCGAATTTCATAGTCCGGTGGGGTTGGTCGGCTCCTGGCCACCACCTCATGCTCTAGCTTTAAAGTCAGACTCTCCAGACTGGGGACCTGGGTAGCTGTCTCCTCAGGTGGCTTTTCAACAGAAGCTTCTGGGCGCAGAGGCAGCGGTGAGGCGGTGCGCGAGGTATACTGCTGGTGCAGCAGTGGGGTAGAGCAGCGTGACAGGGATGGAGCTGACGCTCCTGACTGATGGTTCTGCATAAAATTCATACGGGCAGCCAGAAAAGAGAAGTCTGGGTCCTGCATGATGTTGCAGTCTGTTTGGCTCACCCCGTGGCGGGCTGCCCCCCGTAGAAGCTCGCCATCATGCCGAACGGGCTCCCACCATTTGGGCAGTTCGGGACCTGGAGGCTGACATAACGCCAGCCGATCTTCCAAAAGGGGGTGGCATAAAACTTGTTCCCGTAAGCGTCGAAGCAATTCGATACGATAGAGAGTCCGTGAGGCCCTCTCCTCAGTGATGGGCTCAATGAACAGATTAGGGTCCGGGGGCTCTGAAAGAGACAGGGGTGGAAGGAGAAATGAACCAAGAGTGAGCTCTGTCACCATCCATCCCCACTCATCCAAGAATCTCCAGTCTCACTTACCATCTCCAGCTGCTGGGGGAAGGCGGCACACTTGGCGACACATGGCCACAAACCCATGGAAGTACTTGGTAAGGCTTTCGTCTGTTTTTTTATCCAGTCGGGCAAAAGTGCGGAAGCGATCCCAATGGAACTGCATGGTGTCAGGGTCATACTCCACACCAAAGGTAGACACTACTCGATAGAAATCAGTTTGTTCACGCCTTGTCCATCTACAAAAGGAAGGGGAATCAGGCACAGTGATCAGAAGAACACAGGGAAACTGGTTAGTTCTGAGTGTGGCTTAGAATATCTGAATACACAAATACTGAAAGTAGGGGCAAAAAGAAGGTGCAGATAACAGTAGAAGAGGTAGTAAGACATGCTCTGTAACAtgtaaaaatttaagaattagcAAGCTAAAGGGAAAAATGATGCAAATAACCCAATGAGAATGGTTACTTTACACAGGAGACCTTCCCTAGTTGATTATGCACACACGTGAGGCTTACATCATAGAGGGGTAAcaattaaaggcaaaaaaaagatGGTCCCTCTGCAGGGAATTCCAAAATCAATTCTTTCTAAGATGCTTTTCAATATAGGGGCGGCCTAAGGCTGAAGACAAGCATATAGCTCAGCCCTAATTCCCAGCCTTATTTTACCGTTGCTGTTTCTCCCGCCGTGCAATTTCTTTTAGCTTGAAGGCTGCCTCACAACGCCGCCGTCTCCGGTCCCCACGTTCTGCAGCCTCTATCTTCATCTGTTCTCTCTTGTAGCTGCGCTGATAGGCTGTTACTAGGCGCCGAAGCCTAGCTGTCAGAGCAGAGCCTGGAGGCCAGAATAGATGGCCTGGCTGTTGGGTCACCTGGGCTGTGAGAAGCAAAGTAGAATGAACAGAAGTACAAGAAAGGTAGTAGAGCTAATACTGTATTTCAAACCACCCAAAGGCAAAGCTCTTAGAAATCCCAGAAGAAGGTAGAATTCAGTCAATAATTCCCCTACCCTactcccacccccccacaaaTTGTACTATTTGACCTAGAAATTTACCTTCATCTCCATCAATCACTGAGATCTCCTCATCCATCATCATCAAGGGATCACCCTAGAAAAGGAGAGCCACCCCACACAGGatggaggggggagggaaagggggggaAGTTGGTATTCTGAAATCACTATCTCATGTATGTCCGTCTATGCACCAAGGGATTAAGAAAAATTTCTAATGAAGGAACCCTCacaaaaaaatcagaagcaaccaactaaaacaataagaaagcagAACCTGAAATATCAATTCTTATTAATGGCTTGAAGATAACAGGACTTAGGAATTTAATAGTTAAATAATATACTTCAGTGTCTAGCTTGGGTCCTGCCTCCTCCACAGAGCCATCCCTGATTTCCCCAGCTGGTGTTACAATCCTTGCCACTAATACTTTATATTCTTAAATAGTAAttactttccattttgttttataaattaatcaaTATACTTCAAGATTCGGGGACTGGGAGAATAATtaacagagaaaatagacttaaaTGAGGATTCCTCACCTCATCATCTTGGTCTTTCGGGGGGCCCTGGAGTGGTTTATATTCAGGATCTTCACAATCCTTATCAAAGTCAACCCTGAAATTATCCAGAGGCAtgagaaaatgttaacaatataATCTTCTTTCACTAAGAGGAACCTAGGATGAAGACCCGGCCAAACATACAAGCCAGCATGGAACACTCTTTTCTTTCACGCTGGAAGGAATGGTAGGCCAAGTGCTAAGTTTTGGTAAGTTAGGTACAGCATCCAACACAACAAATAACTGAGAGAAAATGATAAAGTGCCactctaaattgttttaatttgaaatgaaacACTGACCAGAACACTTCCTTTTTCTCGATAgccctttttattatttaacccATTCTCCTCTACCTGCCCtactatttactttttatttcatgtgaatggTCCACACTTGCTTATTTTTACTACTTTACTCTGTTGAGCAGAAGGGTGACATAATAAATGATTTGCAATGAATAAATGACCCAATTTTCCGAGGGTCCTTTATTAAGCAAACTGAGGTTGTGATCATCAAGTTGTGATCATGAAAGAGAAACCTCTCAATCACGAAGGAGTAGGTGGGTATTCATGAACTAAGCGAACTCTTTCACATGCCCCTCAGGTCTCCACATGAGAAGTTTTGTTAAACTCACTGGCACCCAAAGCAGGGCAACACTGCCCTACCTGGTGGCTCAGTATTAGCATGGCAACTCATCATCGAGGCATGTATCCAGGCAGAGTAAATGTCTTCATGGGCCAGCCACCGTCGGGAGATGATAAACCAGAGCTAGTTTCCTGAGGCTCTACCATATAAGTGGCATGGGAGAGCTACATGGCTATTATCTTTCAAGAGGACCAGTTATCCTTTCAGCTACTGTAGCTGCACAGAGAAGTATTGCAACTGTAGCTGCACAGAGAAGTATtgcaaagaaaaactgaatagaACGTCAAATAAACTATTTGGGAGTAACATTCATTTTCACCCTTATTTGCATCTTATGGCAATCTATGGTTTTAGGCCAGTTTACGGAGTCCTTTCAACTGGTCCCACTCTTTGTTAAGAATTTATCATTCATGAGTATAACCACCATTAAGAATCTCAATAGGCTCAGTCAAAGCTAGTGTTATCTCTTAGAACAAGCAACCATAGACTTCATAGGGCAGACTCAGAGCTTTAAGAGAACTAAACACCAATGCTTACCCTTCTACTATATCGGAGAAATTATCCAGCACTCGATGTTCTGCTGCAATAGCTTTGTCATCTGGTCGGCCAGCTTTTTCCAGGAAACATAAGGCTGGGTCTGCCCTCatagtattatatttttcatagccTAGAAGAAAAAGCCATAAATTGAAGAGAATCATGGATTCATTTTGCCTTTATGCTTACTTCATACGCTGCTGGAATAATTAGAGTATATGGGCAATTTTGCTCACAAtgcaaattataatttaaatgttaatttggaCAGCTGCAGGGTTATATGactatatttaacatttctatAGCAATTTAGAGTCCTAAAGAGCTTTAACATTAGTTATTGAAGATAGGAATTTAATCAGTTTATATAGAATGGTAATTGGTTTACATAGCCATTTAACTGGTAATCTTTCtacacagatggggaaactaaaacAGTCAAATAACTTAGGTCACACATTTTCAAAGGAAGGATAAAAAACTTGTACCTGCAAACAGACACTCTGAATTTTTGGTGAacggtgaatgaatgaacacatgaatgaatgaacaaacgaacaCACTTCAGGATGTTTGGACTTCTAAATCTCTATTGTCACACATGTAAATCTAAGACTACAAATGCTCAGGATTTTTCTTATCCCATTAAACTTCTCAAAAACATGTGGATCAGTGTGAttactttaattttatagaagaaaacagagaagtattttttaataagaaatgatGTTCCAATTCACTAAGTCGGTGGCCTGTATTTTAATGCTCACTGTTTTTAATGCCTGGGATTTGTTATTAGGGAAGACTGAAAAGGGAGTATTCTCCCtttttatagtctattttttGTTTCACTTAAACACTGTTGTTCACATGTACATCAGTGACTGCTGAATATTTAGACAAATAGGATGTTATACAAGTAGAACACTTTCAGCAAGCCACAGGAAAGTCAGACAAATTAAGCACGGTTCATGAGAGTAAGCATGTATTACCTCCCTAATTTGTGGAATCTTAACTTAGATGCCATGACATACAGATTGGTAACAGTTATTAGAGAACAGATGGGAGACTCCCTACCTTGGGATTTAACTATCCATCTGGTTTTTCTTGAACATCTATATATAGAGACGAATTGCTCTGCTCTGGATATTTAAGAACTAGTTTCCCATTCAAACATAAGTTTATTGAAGATCAATCACAGAACTCAGTTACTGGTCATCAGCATTTTGCTAAATTTTCCATCTGTGGAGATTAATCTACAACAGGAAAGGAACAAATTAAGAGGTACCTACCATGCTTAAAGACGCCAATGAGCAGGGACTTGTCAGCCTCACTGTCCCACCATGTTGTTGGAACCTCCAGCTGATCCACCACTGGGAACCATATGTCAATCTCACTATAGGCATAAGAGGGCAGAGTCAGCACAGCAGTTCACGTAATTAAAATGATAATCCTTGGAAAGATTACCAGCATCTTCttttatacattaatttaaatgttcatGCAGCTGCCTATGTCCTTCTACTGGTATCAAGTATAGGATTAAAGACCTAATATATAGATTTTAATTATTAGGTATCCCAAAGAtagtataaagtaaaataagtaaaccATTATTTTCTTGAACAAGGCAGggcacaaagaaaaatatagcatAACTTTACCTGGCAATGGCACCCCCTAACACCTTCTCTGCCTGATCTCCAATCACCTCCTGTCTCAGATAATACAGCATTCGTACCCGCAACAGCACCctagaaaggagagaagagctgGCTCAATAATAGTGTAGAAAGTTTGAGGTGGAAAATGGTTTCGTCTTTGCTAAATTCCATCCTTACTTGTTACATTGATGCTTCAAGTGCTTCTTGTAACTTTCATCTTGGAATAGAGTATCAGGGTTATATTTCCGGATCCAATCTGCCTTATGGATATCAAAAGTGCTTTGTGACTTAACCTTTTTCCCCTTGCGTCCACGGGGCACAGGGATAGATAGGCCTGGGAAAGGGGACACATTGAAGACTTGGATTGAGAAAACCCCTTGGACCTGAAAAGGATTAGATAACCCatagaaagaggaaaagtaaaGAGTTGGTAATTACCTGAATGATTCTGCAATTCTTTTGTCTTGCCATTTTCAGCAGGACTAATCAAGTCCCAAATGAAGCCTTTGATATTTTCATCCCCACGATAGTGCAGAAGACAGTACACGAGGATGGCCCGGCAAATTGTTTCCACATCTCGTTCAGTCATACGTCGCTTGAAGCGTCCATGAGACAAGATATCTCGCCACCGTCCCCAACTAGAAAAACGGAAGAGgaaattacattaatattttcctgGGGACTCTAATTCAATGATATTCCCCAGTTCCCCAGAATCACATCTCCCAAAAGATGAGAGACAAAAAAATCTTGGGACATGGCAACAGAATAAATAGAACCAAGTTTTTCCCATTATCCATCCCCTTTGAAATCTCTTAATTTGAAAGGCAAACAGGGTTATCTGTCAGGATGGAGATACACCACCTCTGATGGCAAAATGGATTCTTACCCATAGACCAATAGGTGCTTTTCCACCCGAAAGCAGTCAGTGCGCCCATAGGTATGATGACGGTCATGTCGGCGAGAGCGTGGCCGCTCGTCATCTTCACTTTCCAAATCAGAGAATTCCACCAGGTCGTCATCTTTCAGAGTGCTAAAGTGGCGGGTCTGTTTTCGTACTCTAGGTGTGTCAATCACCAAGTTATTCTATGCAAAGAACAGAAGGAGAAGTAACTCTCTTCATGATATCATCATGGGAAAGGAATTAAAACAATCATGGATTGAAATAGCTTGGATGTAACATTTGTACAAACTGAAAGATTTTTTAGGACATTCAAAATAATCTACAGGAACTCAGGAAGCAAAATTAAGCAGCAGATAGATCTAGTAGTTTTCTGGGTCCCACTATGTAGAAAGATTTTACAACGGCCCTTGTATATAATAAACCGTCATAAATCAAGGTCAGCATCTAGAATCAGAGAAGCTATAAAGACTCCTGAAAGGACTGTGCCTTCCGCAGTATTTCCTCCCCGGAGGAAAAGAAAGCTCACCTTGCTGTTGAGTAGATCCATGTCCAGGTCAGCCTTTTTGGCCCACTTTTGCCAAAAGTTGGGGTCGTCCAGAGAAATATCTGTCCTATTTTCAGAAGCAACAAAGCTTGCCTAGTGAGTAACAAAGGAACAGAGTAAAGTTGACTACAACACTCTTTTGAGCAATGTAAACCAGTAACAACGTtaataaaatacacttaaattCTAGAGATTCCTGTCTCTATCTCTGCTTCTCTAGCTTCCGGCACAGATAGAATATACCTTGGCAAAGGTAGAACCCTTTCCTTCAGACTCAATGGTGATGGTTGTGGTTCGTCTTAACAAGATCTGGTCAATGTCCTCTTCACAAAACTTGGAGCCCTCGTCATCTTCCTCCATTATGGCCGCATACGCTCCTTTTCGTAAGAGATCTTCAATCTCCTTCTTGGAGAATTGTTGGATCTACAAAATCCAATAGAGATGAAAAGACTACCAACAGAGTATTATCTAACCACATCataatatttttagtttgttatattttaagaaataaaaattgagaatcCAAACCAAGTGGTCAGATTCCCATGCACAAATAGCTTTAGTTTCCCTCATCAATAAGACCGGCTACAAACGTTATCTACAGACAAAAGACTCACTCCAGTAATGTTGCCATCCCGACCACTCATGGACTGAAGTACAGCTTTATCCAATCCCAGCTTGAGACTAGCCTTATCAAACATCTCTCTCTCATAAGAATTCCGTGTGATGAGACGGTACACCTTCACAGCTTTGCTCTGCCCAATTCGGTGACACCGTGCCTGGGCctggttaaaaacaaacattggAAGGGAAGGGCAAAGATAACAtaaatttggggggtggggatcaAAATACCAATTCACATCCATAAAGCAGCCATGAGATCAATTCAAAATCAAAAGTCAATTTCAAGAAGAAATGACTGCTCCATCATgtagagcaggggtcagcaaacacAGTCTGCATGGccacctgtttctgtaaataaagttttcctGGAACACAGCCTCACCCAGCCATTTACATATCATCCATGGCTGCTTTTATGTTACAGGAACGGAGATGAGTAGTTACAATAGACTGTACAGTccacaaaacctaaaacatttactatctggtcctttccAAAAAGAGTTTGCTGACTTCTGATCTATACTGCCACCCCTAACTAAGTAATCAATTCCGTACTCTCTGAAGGACAAGTATTTCTGAGAGATCCTGAGCCTGCTGAAAACCTCCCAGGTCAGGTAGTTAGTCCCTAACACAATGATTTCTTTTACCTGCAGGTCATTTTGTGGATTCCAGTCTGAATCAAAGATGATGCAGGTATCAGCCGCTGTGAGATTAATACCAAGTCCACCAGCCCGGGTGCAGAGCAGGAAGACAAAGCGATCTGAGTCAGGCTTGCTGAAGCGGTCAATAGCAGCCTGTCGAAGGTTACCTCTAACGCGCCCATCAATACGCTCATATAAGTACCTGCATAAGAGGCACGGGAAAAAGAAGTTAATCAGCCAAGCGGAAAGAGAGACCAAAAAATTAGAAGACTAGGATCAACACCAGTACCTCCATCTCTCTAGTTGACAAAAAACCTTATCAGAAAGTTGAGAATGAGTCTTAAATACTTCTCTTATTCTAGTCCTAATCAACTTCAATTAAACCCAGGACCTCTTACGCTTTGCAGCTTTATAAGGATCCAGTAGATACCAGGCAAAGGATTACTCTTTTCTCACCTTCTCTGGATTAGATAATCCTCTAGGATATCTAGGCAGCGTACCATCTGGGAGAAGATAAGAACCTTATGGCCACCAGCTTTAAGTTTTGGAAGTAACTTGTCAATAAGAACCAGTTTGCCAGCTGAACGAACCATGGCCTGCAAGTGGAAGTCATGAGGTATAATGTGGCAAGCTTCTCGAAATTCTGTTAGGATTTTTTCTTCTGCAcctgacaaaagaaaaat
The nucleotide sequence above comes from Rhinolophus ferrumequinum isolate MPI-CBG mRhiFer1 chromosome 6, mRhiFer1_v1.p, whole genome shotgun sequence. Encoded proteins:
- the CHD8 gene encoding chromodomain-helicase-DNA-binding protein 8 isoform X3: MKGESKRITLVLQQPQSGGPQGHRHVVLGSLPGKIVLQGNQLAALTQAKNAQGQPAKVVTIQLQVQQPQQKIQIVPQPPSSQPQPQQPPSAQPVTLSSVQQAQIMGPGQSPGQRLSVPLKVVLQPQAGSSQGASSGLSVVKVLSASEVAALSSPASSAPHAGGKTGMEENRRLEHQKKQEKANRIVAEAIARARARGEQNIPRVLNEDELPSVRPEEEGEKKRRKKSSGERLKEEKPKKSKTSGTSKTKGKSKLNTITPVVGKKRKRNTSSDNSDVEVMPAQSPREDEESSIQKRRSNRQVKRKKYTEDLDIKITDDEEEEEVDVTGPIKTEPILPEPVQEPDGETLPSMQFFVENPSEEDAAIVDKVLSMRIVKKELPSGQYTEAEEFFVKYKNYSYLHCEWATISQLEKDKRIHQKLKRFKTKMAQMRHFFHEDEEPFNPDYVEVDRILDESHSVDKDNGEPVIYYLVKWCSLPYEDSTWELKEDVDEGKIREFKRIQSRHPELKRVNRPQASAWKKLELSHEYKNRNQLREYQLEGVNWLLFNWYNRQNCILADEMGLGKTIQSIAFLQEVYNVGIHGPFLVIAPLSTITNWEREFNTWTEMNTIVYHGSLASRQMIQQYEMYCKDSRGRLIPGAYKFDALITTFEMILSDCPELREIEWRCVIIDEAHRLKNRNCKLLDSLKHMDLEHKVLLTGTPLQNTVEELFSLLHFLEPSQFPSESEFLKDFGDLKTEEQVQKLQAILKPMMLRRLKEDVEKNLAPKQETIIEVELTNIQKKYYRAILEKNFSFLSKGAGHTNMPNLLNTMMELRKCCNHPYLINGAEEKILTEFREACHIIPHDFHLQAMVRSAGKLVLIDKLLPKLKAGGHKVLIFSQMVRCLDILEDYLIQRRYLYERIDGRVRGNLRQAAIDRFSKPDSDRFVFLLCTRAGGLGINLTAADTCIIFDSDWNPQNDLQAQARCHRIGQSKAVKVYRLITRNSYEREMFDKASLKLGLDKAVLQSMSGRDGNITGIQQFSKKEIEDLLRKGAYAAIMEEDDEGSKFCEEDIDQILLRRTTTITIESEGKGSTFAKASFVASENRTDISLDDPNFWQKWAKKADLDMDLLNSKNNLVIDTPRVRKQTRHFSTLKDDDLVEFSDLESEDDERPRSRRHDRHHTYGRTDCFRVEKHLLVYGWGRWRDILSHGRFKRRMTERDVETICRAILVYCLLHYRGDENIKGFIWDLISPAENGKTKELQNHSVFNVSPFPGLSIPVPRGRKGKKVKSQSTFDIHKADWIRKYNPDTLFQDESYKKHLKHQCNKVLLRVRMLYYLRQEVIGDQAEKVLGGAIASEIDIWFPVVDQLEVPTTWWDSEADKSLLIGVFKHGYEKYNTMRADPALCFLEKAGRPDDKAIAAEHRVLDNFSDIVEGVDFDKDCEDPEYKPLQGPPKDQDDEGDPLMMMDEEISVIDGDEAQVTQQPGHLFWPPGSALTARLRRLVTAYQRSYKREQMKIEAAERGDRRRRRCEAAFKLKEIARREKQQRWTRREQTDFYRVVSTFGVEYDPDTMQFHWDRFRTFARLDKKTDESLTKYFHGFVAMCRQVCRLPPAAGDEPPDPNLFIEPITEERASRTLYRIELLRRLREQVLCHPLLEDRLALCQPPGPELPKWWEPVRHDGELLRGAARHGVSQTDCNIMQDPDFSFLAARMNFMQNHQSGASAPSLSRCSTPLLHQQYTSRTASPLPLRPEASVEKPPEETATQVPSLESLTLKLEHEVVARSRPTPPDYEIRVAPSDTTPLVSRSVPPVKLEDEDESDSELDLSKLSPSSSSSSSSSSSSSSTEESEDEKEEKLTADRSHSKLYDEESLLSLTMSQDGFPNEDGEQMTPELLLLQERQRASEWPKDRILINRIDLVCQAVLSGKWPSSRRNQEMVTGGILGPSNHLLDSPSLTPGEYGDSPVPTPRSSSAASMAEEDVSAVTTAAAQFTKLRRGMDEKEFTVQIKDEEGLKLTFQKHKLMANGVMGDGHPLFHKKKGNRKKLVELEVECMEEPNHLDVDLETRIPVINKVDGTLLVGEDAPRRAELEMWLQGHPEFAVDPRFLAYMEDRRKQKWQRCKKNNKAELNCLGMEPVQTANSRNGKKGHHAETVFNRVLPGPIAPDNSKKRARRMRPDLSKMMALMQGGGTGSLSLHNTFQHSSSGLQSVSSLGHSSATSASLPFMPFVMGGAASSPHVDSSTMLHHHHHHPHPHHHHHHHPGLRATGYPSSPATTTSGTALRLPPLQPEEDEDDEDEDDDDDLSQGYDSSERDFSLIDDPMMPANSDSSEDADD